attaaagcaatatataacattttgtaaaataaaacatgtttttcAAAATCCTGAATTATGCTAACATTTTatgaaatatagaaaatattattaatgcaaATTTATCAAACTAAATTTGAGTAAACCCCTTACTTGGTAGTCGTTGTCACTTTAGtgcatgaattttaaaaaaaaatgaaaacaattcttGAATATGTATTTAGTCCATTATGATAGCCCAACCCATGAATTTATGTCTGTTAACTTTAACAGAGCATATTAGAGGACACGCACGCGACACGTTTGTATAGTCCACACGTGCATTAAtcgttttgaaatttgaagtgtTTAAAGCTAAATTTTAAGAGTCATGCATTCTCCTCTTTGGTCTCTGAATTTAGCATTTTATGTCACATTaatccttaaaattaaaaaaaaaaacaatatttggaTTCATATTTTCATCCACCACATTtgtctaaaaattaatttatgtatatctttaacagagtgTCTTAGTTGGCACCTTGTGTGTCTTTGTGACACACATAAAATGACCTTTATGTCCCATTCAAATGCATATTTaagaattactttttattttcttaaatttagaaactaaaCAAATTCAAAGATCAAATAAGGGAATTAGTTGGTTAAATTTACATAATCAATATCGCACTCACGATCTgtgcatatatttatataatttatttatgaaaaaagccCTTAAAGTAAGTTTTTGTATAACCTTGTttttgatttatgaatataaggatttggatttattttgtattgtataatttattaattttatgtaaggtaattgttgaatttataaaataatagttatatttacattaaaataaataaatgattcaCGTCATTATTGTCATGCATGGCACGTGTATATGACTTCATCATTGGAAGATTATTATGGACACGGACGCATTATTTATCACAGAATTGAAGTAGTCCAAAGCATTTGGTGGAATTTAATAAAGAAACCGACAACTACATTTGGCTGCGACGTAATTTATGTCTGAGACCGATGGTTAGTTGGAACTGAGAAATGTTGAAAAGAAAACGAAACTTTTATATTAGATTAtgaagaaattattataaaaaaatgagtttgaaatttATGTTTATGACTAGCAATAATACTTGGACAGAATATTgatatttaaaaggaaaaaaattatggcatgtgttatttttcaattaaaagtaaaataatataaaagaaaagatatttaATCTCATCTCACTTGTAAcactttccaaaaaaaatgtttatgaaTAGTCAGACAGATATTTAGAAACCaacttttgtattttaaaatattcataacttttcttataaataatattttcttgattGCAAGATACTAAATTTTGATTTGGGtctataaaaaatcatttgaacactacttttgttgaaataaatgattttaatccttataattagATTTGCCTCATCAAACAATATGATAACAAGTGATTAATAAGTTTCATTATACGTTATccgttatatttttatttcgatAAAATCAagcatttaatgaaaaaaatataattaagtgttTTTCCTTCAAAGCCCTTGTAAGGATATGTGCTGCTGAAGGTAAAAGTCCAAAATTTTACTTCCAAAAAATACTATTCTTGTGGCATTTTACTCCTATTTCTCTAGAGTAAAATAAAGCCAAACAAGAAAAATACGATGCAAATTAATTATCTATTAATAAAGAAGGAAGTTTAGGCGgctaaaagtaaaacaaaaatggaaaaagTAATTGTCAAATGTCAATTGCAGAGACGAAATGAAGTTTCTAAGCAAAAACTAATTtccaaatattttgaataaaaaaaaactgtaagattaaaagaaaaaattatagaaactaagATAAGAGTGCTCGTATGAGTTAAGAGATATACGTACTTTACTCGatcttaaattttgattaaatcaGTTTTCTGAACTTATCCATGAACTCGATAACATATAGGTCTAAGATCAAACTTGAATAGGATAAAACAAGGTTAGcctaaattcaaaattcaataaataagatAATGACAAAGATCGGTATCATTTTcacttcaaaaaatttaaaaatctagATAGCCAAGTAAATTTGAACACAGAAATACTACAAAGCAAGTGACAACAATGTGCCGGTCAACTTGAAGACCCTATCCTCATCTAACACTAGGTCAAGATTTGAAAATTTGGTGACACTTTTTCTTTGAGGGACAAAGTCCATATCCAACTCAAAGTGCTTGGGCACAGATTAAGTCCGGGGCAAAATCAAGCCTTAAACACTCATACTTGCATATTATTATCCCCATTTATAGCTATTGACATGGTGTTTTAAGAATCATTTTGAAGGATTTGACTCCAAAGTATGGAATAACAACTATTGACAAATCAGCAGTTGAGATCTTAACATCCGTTGGTTTTAAATCAacatcattattatttatattatacttTATCCATCCTCTAAAAGAACTTAACACTTCAATCGAGTCAAAATCCGTTTTGAAATGAAATCAAATAAGACAAGAGGGGCAACTTTTTTGGGGGTAGTGATTGGCTGATGTAAGGAATGGCTTTCTACTTCACAACTTGGGAGTGGGAGGGAAAAATGGTAGTACTCGGAGATGTACTTAAAGTACCCTCCATGCATATATAAATAGTTAGCATGGTGTAACTATCCGAAGCAAAACGGCAAAGACAAGTTATTACAAACAACCACCAAATAATTATGATGAAATCACATCTTATATGcatgtataataatataatgaatGTTTGGAGTCATCACCTACCTAGGAGGACACACCCATACAGGGGAAAAGCCTATGGTAACTGTGCTCCTTTTCCTTTATTCTGTCATCATCTGACAGAACTTGATGAGGTTAAACATCTAATTATGTGAcccaaaataatagtaataaaaaaaactatagtcATAATGTGCATTGGCTTACTGTGTATTCTGTTCATAACCAGGGGCAGCAAGAGTTCAGTGGAACCTTGTCTGACATTGAAGACTGGCACTGCAACTAAGAAACGAGAAAAGCATAAAACTTCAACTCCAGGAGACTAGAAATCTCAGATTCTGTTGATTGCAAAGCTGGGAAGACCAGAGGGAAAAACTTGAAAAGTTTTAAGCtgtaaaaaaaacttctttcgAAGTTAATATCTAACATCCATTATGTGCAGATAACCACTTGAATGAGTGAAAAGGCTGCTATCTTGTTTATGTCATGCGTTGCCATCTCATGATATTAGAAACAGGTAATCAAACTTCCACTGCTTCGATTCAAACTCCGtttcatttatctttcattACACGTGGAGCCTGGGTATATCACATTACTGTCAATGCTATGGTTACCATTCCCATTACAGACAACATctgttttttcctctttttcaagATCAGTACCACCATTTCTAGAGCCTGCCAATTTGCGAGAAACACGTCGGGAAGGCCTTGTTGAACTGTCCTGGAGATAATCTCTATTTCTGCACTTCTCCTTTCTGTCTAGATATCCAAAGGCAAAAGCTTCTAGCACTTTTGTTGTTGGTGGCCGGTTTCTGGTGCTCTGCCTCCGGGTGTGAATGTCAGGCTGTTCACTAAGTTTGGCATTTGTTACAACACTGAGATCATCTGATTCCTTGCCTGTGTTATTTTGCTGCATCTCCGCCACTTCATTCACAAAAGTTTCATCAGCTTCAACTTCCAGTGGAACAGGTAAGTTAAGGTCAATCATAGTCCGTGGCTGGGGTTTATCACATTGATCCTTATTGCCTGAAGAACTAGTGTCACGAACAGCTTCTCCATTGATGATTGAGCTGGGATTTGATGGAGGATCTGctaatgttttgtttttctggGTTGGAAAATCTGCTGATGAGTTTTTCTCCTGGGTTGGGATTTCCCATGAAAGAACACTCTCACTACATTTTGacttgtgaggaatggcttccTCTTGTTTTACTCTGGAAGCCACAAAGACGTTGGCAGTTACATTTGCACTAGATTTTGAATTGTCTGGATCCGGGCAAAAACTGGCCTCCTCCTGATTTACTCTGGGAACCACAAAGAAATTGGCAGTGttgctatttttctttgcaCGACTACAGGCAGTTAATCTCCTCCGTCTTTTTGTAACAGGGACTAGATCATTTTTGTTGTCAGATACCATTCTCTGGAGTGATGGGCACTTCATACCATCTCTTTTGAGTGTGTTACTCAAGAATTCTGTCTTTGGTCCCTTGGAGGCAGCAGATAGGCTACTAGAACCCATGCTGCTCCTTGGAAGCTCCTCTTTTGAAGGATTGTGTTCTAAACAATTCAAAAGTGAAGAGACACACTTACCAGTATTAGATTTACTGGCTTTAGTAATGTCATTCTTCTCCCTATCCAAGCAAGTGGTATTGACAGACTCAGATTCATTTGTTTGCTCCTCAGAAGTATTCTCATCATCAGAGTCATTTTCAAAAGTacaagcttttaaaatttcaaatggcAAGCTTCTCAGTTCTCTCACCTTTGTCATTTTTTCACTAGCCAGACTTGTGTCCACAACAGTAAATTTCATGACATCTGTACTGTGGTTTGGAGTTTTTACCTTGAGATAGCAGTGGCGTGGTTGATCAGGGGAATTTTCACGGTCCAGTTTTGTATCTTTTGTCCACCCATTTCCTTCTTTGCTAGTGCAATCATTATCTGCTATCGTCTCAAGCTCAATTAGCTCAGGGTCAGAAGCAACTTTACACAGGACATCACTAACAGAATCAAAATAGTGATTCCCCTTCACTAGTTTCCTTGAAAACTTTTTAACTCCAGGGACAAGGAAGACCAGAGAATACTTAGAAGTAGCAGCATAATTATGACTATCTGGCTGCTCAGAGTGCCAACCTCTGGCAAGTAAACGAGGCCAAACAGCTTCCCAGAAGAGATCACTTGTTCGAGCTTTACTTAATCTGAAATCACCTGTTAGAAAGCTTATTATTTCAGAAGGAGTAAGCAATGAACATGCTTTGCCAACAGGTATTTCTTGGCGAGCAGGAAGTACTTGTGTGGATTTCATAGAATCTATAGCGAGTCCTGTAAGATCTTCTTTCCCCTTACCAACTCCTACTCCCTCAACAAGAGCTTTGAGCCCAACTGAGGCCTTCAAAGTTAAAACATAATCTTCTAGAAGCATTTTCCCCTCTACAAATGCCTTGGACACCTACCACgtaattgaatttaatattagtcATAACACATTCCTAGTGATAAATAAAAGATGAATTAATAGGCCACAGACCTGCTGAAATAAAAGTTTTGTTCTGCATAACTAATATGGTCCATGATGTTCAAATTAGAATCAAAAGTTTTGTTACACAGAACTTTTCTTTTATGATGTGGAAACAGAACTCAAATACGTATGACTTTGAATACTCCTTGATTTAAACTGCAAATTCTACTGAAACAAAATATGGCTTTGAAACTTGTCTCCACATTCAACCAAAAGTGATCATCACTTTCAGAAGTGATGTTTATTCGAGAATAAACAATTGACACCTGTAAACTCTGGCATTTCCAAAAGTTCCTTCATCTTCTTTATATGGTTGAGAGGGAGGAGACATGGCCTTATTAAGGTGAATGAAGGATTGGTATATTCAATCCATGACAGTTATGATATTAGCATAAACTTTGGAAGAATAAGTCAGTACCTCAAGTAATTTATTGTAGCATTCCCCTGACACAGTTGGTAGTAATCGAGACAAGAGCTCTTGTTGCCTTGGTCCTGTGAATATTTTTTGGCCATAAATGCATTTTCTGCTTCTCATTTTTCTACATCCAGACCATCTTTGAAATTTGTCAGATTTATAAAATTTCCCATAATAGAATGACAGTATATCTCCCATCTTCTTATTGCCAATAAATCTTTTCACCTGAACAAGGTTCTTCCCGAATATATACAAGCCAAGGATGAAACTGGCCTCTTCAATTTGATTCCAGGTGTCACTTGCAGCCCCAGGAACTAAACAATGGCCTTTATCTCTATGCTTCTTGCACATCTCAATCTCTGTTTCTTGCTGCATATTGGAATTTCCTGATTCTCCTAATTTCACCAATGTACTGTCAACGGACCCAAGTTTAGGCTTTAATTTATCACAATCCAGACCATTCAAGGTCTCTTCTATACATTCTAGTTTTGAGGATTCAATTTTATTGGTAACTCCATTTGACTTGCATGCATTTTTCTGATGATCGTGCCTATTGTTCTCTACATCCTTAATCCAAATTATTGGGATGGGTAATCCAACTCGAAACTTATGGAGAGTCCTACTTGCTGTGCTCTCTGCCTCATGGGGATTCCTTAGAAGCCAGTAATAGTCagattttgaaattaaagatGGAATTTCAACCTGGTACTGGTCACCCACCCGAGGAAATATGTCTGGTTCACCAAAAGCATCATAAACACCAGAATATTCTGGAGAAAGAGATTGTTCGTCAATACAATTCAGGTCATTAACTTGTACTGCATCCACCTGTCCAAAAAATTTTAacacaaaattttcttaaaaacaatGAATAAGCACACAATAGGAAGTGTACCAGGTGACGGACTAATTTTAAGCATTCCATCttaaaattagtttcatttAAAGCTTATATCTTTCTtgttaaaattagtttcatttAAAGCTTATATCTTTCTTGTTGCTAGGGAGGTGGACAGTAAAGCAATAGTTTTAAGAGTCAAACCAGTGAACCATTTCACTAGTCAACCCAAAATTATACTCCAAGACATCCTATGAATTCACAGTTGAGATTTGCTAGTCATGTAAGTGTGCGGTTAAACAAACTGTTTTAGAAGCAGTGGGATAATAACACTGTGTTaggatttatatatttatttatatgtataaatcATAATCTTAATCCCAATTATCAACCGTTCCAATTAAtcagagaaaaggagaaaattaaattaataaaaaataatagaaatacaaaaagaaagaaataattattatgtaacttggccaaaaaaaaagaacatactCACGTAAGtacaaaaataccaaattaaaCAGCAACATTTAGGAATAAACCAACGAAGTTGGAGCAGATTCCGTATACCAACCAAATCAACTCACAAGAACAAACTATGTTATCCGAAAAAACTCGTAACAAgttgatatacatatttatatgaaCAAGTAGGTAACAAAAAAGCGAGAGGAGCACCGAACGCAAACTGAGAACAAATCAACAAACCAGATCCATTCGATGAACTAATATATATGAAACAAGAACGAAGTCGAAGACTCGACACAAATGCATGAAAAAACCCATTAACCACATTACTCTCAAACGCCAAAAGCAGCACAATCTATACGAAaccaacaacattcaaacacgAAAAAAGAACAGCAACACGAGATGAAACACACGGAGAGCAAATAtgtaatattaaacaaaaagaaaaggcgACAAACACAgacacatacacaaacacacacccaAGTTTCCCAGTGAGAATTACAATAtgatccaaaaaataaaacagttaTTAAACACGAGAACACACCTGCAAGTACATAAAAATCGTACGAGCAGCACAGCAtgagagagagaataaaaagaagagaagagattCGCAGTGTTGTTACCTCCATCtccatggaagaagaagaagaacccgGCTCGACCCACATGAAGAAGCGAAGCTGCGAAAATGGGTCGTGATGGTTACACACCGATTCGCCAAGTAGCAGACTGGAAATAAAGAAAACGTGAACAAAGCATAGTTATTGATgaacaaaataataacataataacttttttctctctctctctctccgtaCATATATAGATACATACAAAGTTGTGCATATAAAGAGGAGAGAGTGGTACCTGCTGCGTTAAGGAAGAAGAGCTTTCATGGCCACTACGAAGTTGaattggagagagagagagaggcgaagggaggagaagaaaaataaaagtgaaaaataaagctAAAAACTAAACCCAAGTGGTTCTCTTCTTGGGTTCCTTGGCTCTTGCTGATATTATATATTCgatcaattaatattataatattaataagtgAGTTTTGGTTTGTAGAGAGAGAAAGTAAGGGTTCTCAGGGGCAGGGGCAGGGTCCGGTGGAAGTATATCCTGACGCGCAAGTGGCGCGTGTGATTAGGTAGTGACACGTGGCTTTGAAGATTCCAATCATACTATTACTATGGTATGGGGAGATTCTCCTGCGTGAAATGCTTCTACACTTTTCTACTTGTGTGCTTCAGACTTAGACTCACACACatcaatttctttttccttttctcttctatatattttaatttaatctaaatctttttattattaataactaaattataaattattctagagataattgtataaaattactataaaaatataaataattattataaaaattaataaatttattatatatgataataagtgattgaataacaatttaattaaattcatataaaaaatacattgtcatttattttaatttataaaatacatctttttataatttttactgtTGTCAAGATTCAGATTATTCATCCAACAGTAATTCTAGGTTGGTATCTTCCTTTTGGCAGCCCCATTCAATGATAAtaatgtaaaagtttttttcCAACGGAAGATATGGTACTTCAGGTTGAAAgtcaaatactaaaatttatttaagaaattgatttttcttaataaatattattccaTTTGGCCTGGTTAACAGAAACTCTGACCtcatacttaaaaataatatatagtgCATATTTAGTagtattctttaaaataaaatgaaaaagtgtGTTTCTAATATATCGATCTCtatgtaatatttatataaaaaagatatataataataataataattaatattgtctTTATTATTGATAACAAAAATATCTCTCCATGTACCAAAAGTATTACACAAATTTATCCCCACGCTTGATATGCAACTTTTTATATTACACATTATCTTGTTAGAAGAATATTGAATTCGGTACCTG
This region of Glycine max cultivar Williams 82 chromosome 7, Glycine_max_v4.0, whole genome shotgun sequence genomic DNA includes:
- the LOC100809377 gene encoding uncharacterized protein: MWVEPGSSSSSMEMEVDAVQVNDLNCIDEQSLSPEYSGVYDAFGEPDIFPRVGDQYQVEIPSLISKSDYYWLLRNPHEAESTASRTLHKFRVGLPIPIIWIKDVENNRHDHQKNACKSNGVTNKIESSKLECIEETLNGLDCDKLKPKLGSVDSTLVKLGESGNSNMQQETEIEMCKKHRDKGHCLVPGAASDTWNQIEEASFILGLYIFGKNLVQVKRFIGNKKMGDILSFYYGKFYKSDKFQRWSGCRKMRSRKCIYGQKIFTGPRQQELLSRLLPTVSGECYNKLLEVSKAFVEGKMLLEDYVLTLKASVGLKALVEGVGVGKGKEDLTGLAIDSMKSTQVLPARQEIPVGKACSLLTPSEIISFLTGDFRLSKARTSDLFWEAVWPRLLARGWHSEQPDSHNYAATSKYSLVFLVPGVKKFSRKLVKGNHYFDSVSDVLCKVASDPELIELETIADNDCTSKEGNGWTKDTKLDRENSPDQPRHCYLKVKTPNHSTDVMKFTVVDTSLASEKMTKVRELRSLPFEILKACTFENDSDDENTSEEQTNESESVNTTCLDREKNDITKASKSNTGKCVSSLLNCLEHNPSKEELPRSSMGSSSLSAASKGPKTEFLSNTLKRDGMKCPSLQRMVSDNKNDLVPVTKRRRRLTACSRAKKNSNTANFFVVPRVNQEEASFCPDPDNSKSSANVTANVFVASRVKQEEAIPHKSKCSESVLSWEIPTQEKNSSADFPTQKNKTLADPPSNPSSIINGEAVRDTSSSGNKDQCDKPQPRTMIDLNLPVPLEVEADETFVNEVAEMQQNNTGKESDDLSVVTNAKLSEQPDIHTRRQSTRNRPPTTKVLEAFAFGYLDRKEKCRNRDYLQDSSTRPSRRVSRKLAGSRNGGTDLEKEEKTDVVCNGNGNHSIDSNVIYPGSTCNER